A portion of the Burkholderia pseudomultivorans genome contains these proteins:
- a CDS encoding MFS transporter — translation MNEYVASGNDSDAIKRRAYRKVWWRIIPLLFICYGIAFIDRINLGFTKLQMSDALGINATWYGIAAGAFFITYALCEIPSNILLARWGARITFVRIMFLWGLATAATAFITNVGHLVTLRLLVGAFEAGFLPGIVLYLTFWFPASMRARVTAVIFVANAAAGSVAAPISGWILSSMNGVLGLEGWKWVFILEGLPACVMGLVCLKALRDRPEEAEWLTDVEKAAIKADLATEAVTHPDHSAGVFRQVLGNPINYMVAFLFFTAICSNYLLFFWLPTIVKETGVASLVNVGLLTAIPLAMGFVGAVFLSWSSDQLKERRWHLALCFCLIALGLIASTSTHSLPLMLVSFAIASFATGASGPLIWAIPPAYLGKKAAPVGLAFISTLGNIAGFASPPLLGYIKTTTGSLTPGVIGIAVLSAVGALCIAFAFPEQAVRVRGKEVPGGLEQA, via the coding sequence ATGAACGAGTATGTTGCTTCGGGAAACGATAGCGACGCCATAAAGCGTCGTGCCTACCGGAAAGTCTGGTGGCGCATTATTCCTTTGTTGTTTATCTGCTACGGCATCGCATTTATCGACCGTATTAACCTTGGCTTTACCAAGCTTCAGATGAGCGACGCGCTCGGCATCAATGCTACGTGGTATGGCATTGCGGCCGGGGCGTTTTTCATCACTTACGCACTCTGCGAGATTCCCAGCAACATTCTTCTGGCGAGGTGGGGAGCGCGTATTACGTTTGTCCGCATCATGTTTCTGTGGGGACTCGCAACCGCCGCCACGGCATTCATCACGAACGTTGGGCACCTGGTGACGCTTCGCCTGCTGGTTGGTGCGTTTGAAGCGGGCTTCCTGCCGGGTATCGTGCTCTATCTGACGTTTTGGTTTCCCGCGAGCATGCGCGCTCGCGTCACCGCGGTCATCTTCGTTGCCAATGCTGCAGCGGGCTCCGTCGCTGCGCCGATTAGTGGCTGGATTCTCAGCAGCATGAACGGCGTTCTGGGGCTCGAAGGGTGGAAGTGGGTGTTTATCCTTGAAGGGCTGCCTGCGTGTGTCATGGGCCTCGTCTGTCTTAAGGCGTTGCGCGACCGACCGGAAGAAGCCGAATGGCTCACGGACGTTGAAAAGGCAGCAATCAAGGCGGACCTTGCAACGGAAGCGGTGACGCATCCCGACCATTCAGCGGGTGTGTTCCGTCAGGTCCTCGGCAACCCGATTAACTACATGGTTGCCTTCCTCTTTTTCACGGCAATCTGCAGCAACTACCTGCTCTTCTTCTGGCTCCCAACTATCGTCAAAGAGACTGGCGTTGCTTCTCTCGTGAACGTTGGGCTGCTCACGGCAATTCCTCTCGCCATGGGCTTCGTTGGTGCCGTGTTCCTGAGCTGGAGTTCCGACCAGCTCAAGGAGCGTCGCTGGCATCTGGCGCTTTGCTTCTGCCTGATAGCGCTGGGCCTGATTGCGAGCACGTCGACGCATTCCCTGCCGCTGATGCTCGTCTCGTTTGCTATCGCGAGCTTCGCAACCGGCGCGAGCGGCCCGCTTATCTGGGCGATTCCCCCGGCGTATCTCGGCAAAAAGGCTGCGCCAGTCGGTCTCGCTTTCATCAGCACGCTCGGCAATATCGCCGGCTTCGCGAGTCCGCCGTTGCTTGGCTACATCAAGACGACGACCGGAAGCTTGACGCCGGGCGTTATCGGAATCGCTGTTCTGTCGGCTGTAGGCGCTCTCTGCATCGCCTTTGCCTTCCCCGAGCAGGCGGTCCGCGTGCGTGGTAAGGAAGTGCCAGGCGGTCTTGAGCAGGCTTAA